A genomic window from Streptomyces broussonetiae includes:
- a CDS encoding ABC transporter permease: protein MSQVLDTPPPTQAPDDDLAALAARHGLTVSGARPTLPAYIRQLWDRRHFITAFATAKLTAQYSEAKLGQVWQVMTPLLNAAVYYFIFGVLLGSKKGVPDYIPFLVTGVFVWTFTQSSIQVGTRAISGNLGLVRALHFPRAALPISFCIQQLQQLLFSMAALVVILLCFGLPISLSWLLVIPALVLQFVFNAGMSLIMARLGAKTPDIAQLMPFILRTWMYMSGVMWSISKLTKSDHLPHIVTVLLESNPAAVYIDLMRYSLIASFHAKQLPPHVWPLAVGWALAAGIGGFIYFWKAEEKYGRG from the coding sequence GTGAGCCAGGTCCTCGACACACCGCCCCCCACCCAGGCCCCGGACGACGATCTCGCGGCACTCGCCGCCCGGCACGGCCTGACGGTCAGCGGCGCCCGCCCGACCCTGCCTGCGTACATCCGCCAGCTGTGGGACCGGCGCCACTTCATCACCGCCTTCGCCACCGCCAAGCTCACCGCGCAGTACAGCGAGGCGAAGCTCGGCCAGGTCTGGCAGGTCATGACCCCGCTGCTGAACGCCGCGGTCTACTACTTCATCTTCGGTGTGCTGCTCGGCTCCAAGAAGGGCGTGCCGGACTACATCCCGTTCCTGGTCACCGGCGTGTTCGTGTGGACGTTCACACAGAGCTCGATCCAGGTCGGCACCCGGGCGATCTCCGGCAACCTCGGCCTGGTGCGCGCCCTGCACTTCCCGCGCGCCGCCCTGCCGATCTCCTTCTGCATCCAGCAGCTGCAGCAGCTGCTGTTCTCGATGGCCGCGCTGGTCGTCATCCTGCTCTGCTTCGGCCTGCCGATCTCCCTGTCCTGGCTGCTGGTGATCCCGGCGCTGGTCCTCCAGTTCGTGTTCAACGCCGGCATGTCGCTGATCATGGCCCGCCTGGGCGCCAAGACCCCGGACATCGCCCAGCTGATGCCGTTCATCCTGCGCACCTGGATGTACATGTCCGGTGTGATGTGGAGCATCAGCAAGCTCACCAAGAGCGACCACCTGCCGCACATCGTCACGGTCCTGCTGGAGAGCAACCCGGCCGCGGTCTACATCGACCTCATGCGCTACTCACTGATCGCCAGCTTCCACGCCAAGCAGCTGCCCCCGCACGTGTGGCCGCTCGCCGTCGGCTGGGCCCTGGCCGCCGGCATCGGCGGCTTCATCTACTTCTGGAAGGCAGAGGAGAAGTACGGCCGTGGCTGA
- a CDS encoding ABC transporter ATP-binding protein: MRERYERLAKAKTVPTIVVDNVDIVYRVHGTGSGRGSATAALNRIMRRKQAEKAAGVRTVHAVKKVSFVAYKGEAVGLIGTNGSGKSTLLKAIAGVLPVENGHIYTNGQPSLLGVNAALMNDLTGERNVWLGGLAMGMSREEVRERYQDIVDFSGINEKGDFITLPMRTYSSGMAARLRFSIAAAKDHDVLLIDEALATGDRRFQMRSEDRIRELREKAGTVFLVSHNNKSIRDTCERTIWLERGELRMDGPTEEVMKEYEAFSGEKGSKKKAA; the protein is encoded by the coding sequence ATGCGCGAGCGCTACGAGCGCCTCGCGAAGGCCAAGACGGTCCCCACGATCGTCGTCGACAACGTCGACATCGTCTACCGCGTTCACGGCACCGGCTCCGGCCGCGGCTCCGCCACCGCCGCCCTCAACCGCATCATGCGCCGCAAGCAGGCCGAGAAGGCGGCGGGCGTGCGCACGGTGCACGCCGTGAAGAAGGTCTCGTTCGTCGCCTACAAGGGCGAGGCGGTCGGCCTGATCGGCACCAACGGCTCCGGCAAGTCGACCCTGCTCAAGGCGATCGCCGGCGTGCTCCCGGTGGAGAACGGCCACATCTACACCAACGGCCAGCCCTCCCTGCTCGGCGTCAACGCGGCTCTGATGAACGACCTCACCGGCGAGCGCAACGTCTGGCTCGGCGGTCTCGCCATGGGCATGTCGCGCGAGGAGGTTCGGGAGCGTTATCAGGACATCGTCGACTTCTCCGGGATCAACGAGAAGGGCGACTTCATCACCCTGCCGATGCGGACGTACTCCTCCGGCATGGCCGCCCGGCTGCGCTTCTCCATCGCCGCCGCCAAGGACCACGACGTCCTGCTGATCGACGAGGCCCTGGCCACCGGTGACCGCAGGTTCCAGATGCGTTCGGAGGACCGGATCCGCGAGCTGCGCGAGAAGGCGGGCACGGTCTTCCTGGTCAGCCACAACAACAAGTCGATCCGCGACACCTGCGAGCGGACCATCTGGCTGGAGCGTGGCGAGCTGCGCATGGATGGACCGACCGAGGAGGTCATGAAGGAGTACGAGGCCTTCAGCGGCGAAAAGGGCAGCAAGAAGAAGGCTGCCTGA
- a CDS encoding CDP-glycerol glycerophosphotransferase family protein, translated as MPQLSVIVYGPNAQGHLTELLDSVEAHPLLDAEIIVAAVGDWARETAEGHAPETIVVPLPEGTDDPAARAAGAARATGRWLHFVHAKDSLPAGAPRLIAERTAELDAEAGAEPGAVVDVLLFDHVVTTWQTAARASRDGRLLAAVGREGVALNEAADLVRLTPILGNRALRADFWRAHEEQLTHGDEPYAAHAALLHADRVACLNQAAYESRELRPESLPPLDPEDRFALIDRYESLLPLTGNRRAARAVLYDLMMRDLVRTFAGENLPDAVAREFFRRASLAAVRWRPEHHERPAGVEGVRHALLEEGAYTKYRAFQAANRTRRAAKKAVKSRKKELGAKLRDQQYQRALSRPVNPHLAVFAAYWERGVACNPAAIAAKMAELAPHIHPVWVVSKSNEALLPPGTDYVIPGTRRYWETMATAKYLVNNVNFPNAVVKRPDAIHLQTHHGTPLKRMGLDQMEHPAAAKGLDFDALLGRIDKWDYSVSANSHSTRMWERAYPARFTSLDYGYPRNDVFYTATADDVRAARERLGIAPGKKAVLYAPTHRDYEAGFTPRLDLAELADRLGEDTVLLVRAHYFYGGAASPLTGLRRSGRIIDVSSYDPVEELCLAADALVTDYSSIMFDYANLDRPIVVYADDWETYRTTRGVYFDLMEEHPGQVARTQEELTEIFVSGAWRNESAAKARAAFRRRFCEYDDGRAAERVVRRVFLGEPEESLPPVLPLEERTPAPTPEEASA; from the coding sequence ATGCCCCAACTCAGCGTCATCGTCTACGGACCGAACGCACAGGGGCATCTGACAGAGCTGCTGGACTCCGTGGAAGCCCACCCCCTGCTCGACGCCGAGATCATCGTCGCCGCGGTCGGCGACTGGGCGCGGGAGACGGCTGAGGGCCACGCCCCCGAGACGATCGTCGTCCCCCTGCCGGAGGGCACCGATGACCCGGCGGCCCGCGCGGCCGGCGCCGCCCGTGCCACCGGCCGCTGGCTGCACTTCGTGCACGCCAAGGACAGCCTGCCGGCCGGTGCCCCGCGCCTGATCGCCGAGCGCACCGCCGAACTCGACGCCGAGGCCGGTGCCGAGCCCGGCGCCGTTGTCGACGTACTCCTCTTCGACCATGTCGTCACCACCTGGCAGACCGCCGCCCGGGCCTCCCGCGACGGCCGCCTCCTCGCCGCCGTCGGCCGCGAGGGCGTCGCCCTGAACGAGGCCGCCGACCTGGTGCGTCTCACCCCGATCCTCGGCAACCGCGCGCTGCGTGCCGACTTCTGGCGGGCGCACGAGGAGCAGCTCACCCACGGCGACGAGCCGTACGCCGCCCACGCGGCCCTGCTGCACGCCGACCGCGTCGCCTGCCTGAACCAGGCGGCGTACGAGAGCCGCGAGCTGCGCCCCGAGAGCCTGCCGCCGCTCGACCCCGAGGACCGCTTCGCGCTCATCGACCGCTACGAGTCGCTGCTCCCGCTCACCGGGAACCGCCGCGCCGCCCGTGCGGTGCTGTACGACCTGATGATGCGCGACCTGGTGCGCACCTTCGCCGGCGAGAACCTGCCCGACGCGGTCGCCCGCGAGTTCTTCCGCCGCGCCTCCCTCGCCGCGGTCCGCTGGCGCCCCGAGCACCACGAGCGCCCGGCGGGCGTGGAGGGCGTACGGCACGCGCTGCTGGAGGAGGGCGCGTACACCAAGTACCGCGCGTTCCAGGCCGCCAACCGCACCCGCCGCGCCGCCAAGAAGGCCGTCAAGAGCCGGAAGAAGGAGCTGGGCGCCAAGCTGCGCGACCAGCAGTACCAGCGCGCGCTGAGCCGTCCGGTCAACCCGCACCTGGCCGTGTTCGCCGCCTACTGGGAGCGCGGCGTGGCCTGCAACCCGGCCGCGATCGCCGCCAAGATGGCCGAACTGGCCCCGCACATCCACCCGGTGTGGGTGGTGTCGAAGAGCAACGAGGCCCTGCTGCCGCCCGGCACCGACTACGTCATCCCCGGCACCCGCCGCTACTGGGAGACCATGGCGACCGCCAAGTACCTGGTGAACAACGTCAACTTCCCCAACGCGGTGGTCAAGCGCCCGGACGCGATCCATCTGCAGACCCATCACGGCACCCCGCTCAAGCGCATGGGCCTGGACCAGATGGAGCACCCGGCCGCCGCCAAGGGCCTGGACTTCGACGCCCTGCTGGGCCGTATCGACAAGTGGGACTACAGCGTCAGCGCCAACAGCCACTCCACCCGCATGTGGGAGCGCGCCTACCCGGCCCGCTTCACCTCGCTGGACTACGGCTATCCGCGCAACGACGTCTTCTACACGGCCACGGCCGACGACGTCCGCGCAGCCCGCGAGCGTCTCGGCATCGCCCCCGGCAAGAAGGCCGTGCTGTACGCCCCGACCCACCGCGACTACGAGGCCGGCTTCACCCCGCGCCTGGACCTCGCCGAACTCGCCGACCGGCTCGGCGAGGACACCGTCCTGCTGGTGCGCGCCCACTACTTCTACGGCGGCGCCGCCTCCCCGCTCACCGGCCTGCGCCGCTCCGGGCGGATCATCGACGTCTCCTCCTACGACCCCGTCGAGGAGCTGTGCCTGGCCGCCGACGCGCTGGTCACGGACTACTCGTCGATCATGTTCGACTACGCCAACCTGGACCGGCCGATCGTCGTCTACGCCGACGACTGGGAGACGTACCGGACCACCCGGGGCGTCTACTTCGACCTGATGGAAGAGCACCCCGGCCAGGTCGCGCGCACCCAGGAAGAACTGACGGAGATCTTCGTCTCCGGTGCCTGGCGAAACGAGAGCGCGGCGAAGGCACGAGCCGCGTTCCGCCGCCGGTTCTGCGAGTACGACGACGGGCGCGCCGCCGAACGGGTCGTACGCCGGGTGTTCCTGGGCGAGCCGGAGGAGTCCCTGCCCCCGGTGCTCCCGCTCGAGGAACGCACCCCCGCCCCGACCCCCGAGGAGGCCTCGGCATGA